The following proteins are co-located in the Pedobacter sp. FW305-3-2-15-E-R2A2 genome:
- a CDS encoding phosphatase PAP2 family protein — translation MLQRILRFPCYFGLVLLLLFLAVVFNGCFSKTEGFLLLNLYHPLWLDRFFMLVTNLGDGLFSLMVVIVLLLWRKRKKAIILLVAFLSSGLIAQIMKRTIQMPRPLAFFEQTGFDYPYFVNGINLHGSNSFPSGHTTSAFALATVMVLVFKKKRISLYCLCFAVLTGYSRIYLAQHFLQDVIVGALIGTCCALLSYQWIYKSKVFKDNRLPSYRYRATSPFQHLSSQD, via the coding sequence ATGTTACAACGAATTCTCAGATTTCCCTGCTATTTCGGCCTTGTCCTTCTTCTTCTTTTCCTGGCTGTTGTTTTTAACGGTTGTTTTTCCAAGACTGAAGGATTTCTCCTGCTCAATCTTTATCATCCTTTATGGCTGGATCGCTTTTTCATGCTGGTCACAAATCTTGGTGACGGCCTTTTTAGCCTGATGGTAGTGATCGTTCTTCTTTTGTGGAGAAAGAGAAAAAAAGCAATTATACTCTTGGTTGCTTTTCTAAGCTCGGGCCTGATTGCTCAAATTATGAAAAGAACTATCCAGATGCCGAGGCCCCTTGCCTTTTTTGAACAGACCGGATTTGATTACCCCTATTTTGTAAATGGTATAAACCTGCATGGCTCAAATTCTTTTCCTTCCGGACATACGACCTCAGCCTTCGCCCTGGCCACAGTAATGGTCCTCGTTTTTAAGAAAAAGAGGATTTCTCTATACTGTTTGTGTTTCGCTGTCCTCACGGGTTATTCCCGCATCTACCTCGCCCAACATTTTTTACAAGACGTTATTGTTGGCGCATTGATCGGAACCTGTTGCGCTTTACTGAGCTATCAATGGATTTATAAATCAAAGGTTTTTAAAGACAACCGGCTTCCTTCCTACCGGTACAGAGCAACTTCGCCGTTTCAACACCTGTCGTCTCAGGACTAG
- a CDS encoding LpqB family beta-propeller domain-containing protein — protein sequence MKKVFYALTAALLFSNVVAMAQNEPYFTAHPALTPDGQTVVFSYEGDLWKVPSTGGAATRLTAMPGHEISPKVSPDGKWLAFSSNQFGNNDVYLMPLAGGAVTQLTFHDASDEVESWSWDSKSIYFTSGRYNGYTAYKVGIAGGTASRLFDHYFNLIHNVAEAPGGELFFNDTWESKNAANRKRYKGAFNPDIQSWNPKTKTYKQYTDYKGKDLWPSIDKNGNVFFASDEWNDEYNLYTFKAGKKTRLTDFKSAIKRPVVAASGNKIVFEKDYQLYLYDVAAQKSEKINISISRNNILAKEQEFDVRAAISTFDLSPDGKKLAFISRGELFVSDAEGKFVKKIERGSPIAERAMEVKWLSDNRTLVFNQTYKGYQNWFTIAADGKGTWKQLTKDNRNNRDIAFNKERTQAVYLSGRDEVRMLDLKSLESKTLVKDEIWAFSNSSPSFSPNGEYLLFTAYRNFEQDIFVHQIKNNKTINLTNTGVSEASPRWSPDGKYIYFVSARTKPSYPSGMQNGHVYRMALEEYDEPYRMDKFDELFTEKKEDKTEVKTTAKKDTTKAKPVEKKEKAPAVMTINTENIMDRIELQGPSFGSQQAVEVFAKGEKTYMFFYSDHEAGTGGIYRTVTEPFESPKTEKVTEGYGSIVEAGGKYYALVRGVINKYNLEANKLDRLDIGFKFNRNLNEEFNQMFYETWAGVEENFYNEAFHGIDWLKTQQEYANYLPYLNNRNDLRILLNDMLGELNSSHLGFGSAGAEERKNLNYATNETGIIFSDKDPFKVERIVARSNARHLGVDLKAGDVITMVDGIKVNKDTDRDTYFTSPSLGQEMTLTVERGGKTIQTKVHPQSSGALRNNLYDEWITNNRERVKQLGNNRIAYTYMKNMGGGELENFLLDMVAQENNKEGIILDLRYNTGGNVHDEVLKFLAQRPYLQWKYRGGKMAPQSNFGPAAKPIVLLINEQSLSDAEMTAAGFKELKLGKIIGTETYRWIIFTSAKGLVDGSSYRLPAWGCYTLDGKNIETEGVAPDIYVKNTFTDRLENKDPQLERAVSEILKDLKK from the coding sequence ATGAAAAAAGTTTTTTATGCCCTTACCGCTGCCTTACTGTTTTCAAATGTGGTAGCCATGGCTCAGAACGAGCCCTATTTTACAGCACATCCTGCATTGACCCCGGATGGTCAGACTGTAGTTTTTAGCTATGAAGGAGACCTTTGGAAGGTTCCCTCCACCGGAGGTGCCGCTACGCGCCTTACTGCAATGCCTGGTCATGAGATCAGCCCCAAAGTCTCTCCGGATGGAAAATGGCTGGCGTTTTCGTCTAACCAGTTTGGAAACAACGATGTATACCTCATGCCACTTGCCGGAGGAGCAGTAACACAGCTGACCTTTCATGATGCCTCAGATGAGGTGGAGAGCTGGAGCTGGGATTCCAAATCTATTTATTTTACTTCGGGACGGTACAATGGTTATACGGCCTATAAAGTGGGCATTGCCGGAGGTACTGCAAGCCGGCTTTTTGACCACTATTTTAACCTGATTCACAACGTCGCAGAAGCACCCGGTGGAGAATTGTTTTTTAATGATACCTGGGAGAGTAAAAACGCGGCGAACCGTAAGCGTTATAAAGGTGCTTTTAACCCGGATATCCAATCCTGGAACCCAAAAACAAAAACTTATAAACAATACACAGACTATAAAGGCAAGGATCTTTGGCCAAGTATAGATAAAAATGGCAATGTCTTTTTCGCTTCTGATGAATGGAATGATGAATACAACCTTTATACTTTCAAAGCCGGGAAAAAAACAAGGCTGACTGATTTTAAGTCGGCGATTAAGCGGCCTGTGGTGGCTGCATCAGGAAATAAAATAGTGTTTGAGAAAGATTATCAACTTTATCTATATGATGTTGCTGCTCAAAAATCAGAGAAGATCAATATCAGCATTTCCAGAAATAATATTTTAGCCAAAGAGCAGGAATTTGATGTCCGGGCTGCCATTAGCACTTTTGACCTGTCGCCGGATGGTAAAAAGCTGGCGTTTATCTCCAGAGGAGAACTGTTTGTGAGTGATGCAGAAGGGAAATTTGTTAAAAAAATAGAAAGAGGATCGCCGATAGCAGAGCGCGCAATGGAAGTAAAATGGCTTTCCGATAACCGTACCCTGGTTTTTAACCAGACCTACAAAGGTTATCAGAACTGGTTTACCATTGCTGCCGATGGAAAAGGAACATGGAAGCAACTGACAAAAGACAATAGAAATAACCGGGATATTGCCTTCAATAAAGAGCGTACTCAGGCAGTTTATTTAAGCGGCAGAGATGAAGTTCGTATGCTCGATCTTAAATCCCTGGAAAGTAAGACCCTGGTGAAGGACGAAATCTGGGCCTTCTCCAATTCTTCGCCTTCTTTTTCACCAAATGGAGAATACCTGTTATTTACGGCTTACCGTAATTTTGAACAGGACATTTTCGTGCACCAGATTAAAAACAATAAAACCATTAATCTGACGAATACAGGTGTTTCGGAAGCTTCTCCGCGCTGGTCACCGGATGGAAAGTACATTTATTTTGTCAGCGCAAGAACAAAACCGTCTTATCCTTCAGGGATGCAAAACGGACATGTCTACCGGATGGCTTTGGAGGAATATGATGAGCCTTACCGCATGGATAAGTTTGACGAACTGTTCACGGAGAAAAAAGAAGATAAAACTGAAGTAAAAACTACGGCTAAAAAAGATACCACAAAAGCTAAGCCGGTAGAAAAGAAAGAAAAAGCGCCTGCAGTGATGACGATCAATACCGAAAATATCATGGACCGGATTGAGCTTCAAGGGCCGTCTTTCGGAAGTCAGCAGGCAGTAGAGGTTTTTGCAAAAGGAGAAAAAACCTATATGTTCTTTTACTCTGATCACGAGGCAGGTACTGGTGGAATTTACCGGACGGTAACTGAACCGTTTGAAAGCCCTAAAACAGAAAAAGTAACGGAAGGATACGGCAGCATAGTGGAAGCCGGTGGTAAATATTACGCCCTGGTTCGTGGAGTGATTAATAAATACAACCTGGAAGCCAATAAATTAGACCGTTTAGACATCGGCTTTAAATTTAACAGAAACCTGAATGAAGAATTTAATCAGATGTTCTACGAAACCTGGGCCGGTGTAGAGGAAAACTTCTACAACGAAGCTTTTCATGGAATCGACTGGTTAAAAACTCAACAGGAATATGCAAACTACCTTCCATACCTGAATAACCGCAATGACCTCCGCATTCTTTTAAACGATATGTTGGGCGAATTGAACTCTTCACACCTGGGCTTTGGCTCTGCCGGTGCAGAAGAACGTAAAAATCTCAACTATGCTACCAATGAAACCGGGATCATTTTTTCCGATAAAGACCCTTTTAAAGTAGAACGGATTGTGGCAAGAAGTAATGCCAGGCATCTGGGTGTCGACCTGAAAGCAGGAGATGTGATTACGATGGTAGATGGGATTAAAGTAAACAAAGATACCGACCGCGATACGTATTTTACTTCGCCTTCCCTCGGACAGGAAATGACACTTACCGTAGAACGTGGAGGGAAAACCATCCAAACAAAAGTACATCCTCAAAGCTCCGGCGCATTGCGCAATAACCTGTACGATGAGTGGATTACCAACAACAGAGAACGCGTAAAACAATTGGGCAATAACCGGATCGCTTATACCTATATGAAAAATATGGGTGGCGGTGAACTGGAAAATTTCCTGCTGGATATGGTGGCTCAGGAAAACAATAAAGAAGGCATTATTCTCGACCTGCGTTACAATACCGGAGGTAATGTTCATGATGAGGTGTTAAAGTTCCTGGCGCAAAGACCTTACCTTCAATGGAAATACCGTGGTGGTAAAATGGCTCCGCAAAGTAATTTTGGCCCTGCAGCCAAACCAATCGTGTTGTTGATCAATGAACAGTCCTTAAGTGATGCCGAAATGACGGCCGCGGGATTCAAAGAATTAAAATTAGGTAAGATTATTGGGACAGAAACCTATCGTTGGATTATCTTTACCTCCGCTAAAGGATTGGTCGATGGTTCATCTTATCGCCTTCCGGCATGGGGTTGTTATACCCTGGATGGTAAAAATATTGAAACTGAAGGGGTAGCTCCTGATATTTACGTGAAAAATACATTCACCGACAGGTTAGAGAATAAAGACCCTCAACTGGAACGTGCAGTATCAGAAATACTAAAAGATTTAAAAAAATAA
- a CDS encoding glycosyltransferase family 4 protein yields the protein MKVVHLNTYEGNGGAGRACLRLSDALKAHDVDSSVVVYFQFKESKLTDTFSKGPFQRALAVFNILAERYLSKAFAKAVKTPFSLQWFGRSVIKHPKVKEADIIHLHWINHGFLSPKFLAQIDELEKPVVWTFHDSNAFTGGCHVRYSCENYHKECGHCPLLKFSGKDDFSHKTWLRKKKAYSELNCHIVAPSNWMADSVKLSSLLGTRGITVIPNTIETNVFKPYVKSEAKKVLKINPDKFVMMSGFMPSKNDKHKGTSYLIDALNDLASRPGIIKENIELVIFGNKDKVDMPEFPFKTTFLGTISNDEHLAKCYSAADVFITPSLEDNLPNTVMESLACATPVVAFKTGGIPDMVRHLENGYLAEYQSSEDLATGIEWLYHDENAPDIQKEARRTILTQFSEDVIAEKHLLLYQSLINLQPR from the coding sequence TTGAAGGTAGTACACTTAAATACATATGAAGGGAACGGGGGTGCCGGAAGGGCCTGTCTGCGCTTAAGTGATGCCCTGAAAGCGCATGACGTCGATTCGAGTGTGGTGGTCTATTTTCAATTTAAGGAAAGTAAGCTCACGGATACTTTTAGCAAGGGGCCTTTTCAGAGAGCCCTGGCGGTTTTCAACATTCTTGCAGAGCGTTATTTATCTAAAGCATTCGCTAAAGCAGTAAAAACGCCCTTTTCATTGCAATGGTTTGGCCGTTCTGTGATCAAACATCCTAAGGTAAAGGAAGCCGATATTATTCATTTACATTGGATTAACCACGGTTTCTTATCTCCAAAATTTCTGGCGCAGATCGATGAACTGGAAAAACCGGTGGTCTGGACTTTTCACGACAGCAATGCTTTTACCGGCGGTTGTCATGTCCGCTATTCCTGTGAAAATTACCATAAGGAATGTGGTCACTGTCCATTGCTAAAGTTTAGCGGGAAGGATGATTTTTCCCATAAAACCTGGTTGCGGAAGAAGAAGGCTTATTCTGAGCTGAACTGTCATATTGTAGCCCCCAGCAACTGGATGGCAGACTCTGTGAAACTGAGCAGTTTATTGGGAACCCGTGGCATTACCGTTATTCCAAATACGATTGAGACCAATGTTTTCAAGCCCTATGTCAAATCGGAAGCGAAAAAGGTGTTAAAGATCAACCCCGATAAGTTTGTCATGATGAGTGGTTTTATGCCTTCCAAGAACGATAAACATAAGGGAACCTCCTATCTCATCGATGCTTTGAATGATCTGGCGTCGAGACCGGGAATCATTAAAGAAAACATTGAACTCGTCATCTTCGGAAATAAAGACAAGGTCGACATGCCGGAATTTCCTTTTAAAACCACTTTTCTGGGAACCATCAGCAATGACGAACACCTGGCCAAGTGTTATTCTGCAGCAGACGTATTTATCACGCCCTCACTGGAAGATAACCTACCCAATACAGTCATGGAAAGCCTGGCTTGCGCAACCCCCGTAGTGGCCTTTAAAACAGGTGGCATTCCGGATATGGTGAGGCATCTGGAAAATGGCTATCTCGCGGAATATCAATCTTCCGAAGACCTTGCTACGGGAATAGAATGGTTATATCATGACGAAAATGCGCCTGATATTCAGAAAGAAGCAAGAAGAACGATTTTAACTCAATTCTCTGAAGACGTTATTGCAGAAAAACACTTATTATTGTATCAATCCCTTATTAATTTACAGCCGCGTTAA
- a CDS encoding methyltransferase domain-containing protein encodes MDNLLTDRQFWVNYWESKTDLSVNIPSNYLFYKELGEIINKQGVKTAIELGGFPGYYAVFLKKYFKLDVTLLDYFVHQPVTNALLEANQLKEADIHIIETDLFNYQPEQQFDLVLSCGLIEHFNDTADIINRHIAFVKPGGTLLITLPNFKALNGWFQKTFDRENYDKHNIDCMDPELLANICKQAGLELVQSRYFGHFSLWLENEKQKPAGVRLLKKTVWLAGKLFSKVFPFNSRQLSPYIILEARKV; translated from the coding sequence ATGGACAACCTGTTAACGGACAGACAGTTTTGGGTGAATTATTGGGAGAGCAAAACCGATTTGTCGGTTAACATTCCGTCAAACTACCTTTTTTATAAAGAATTGGGAGAGATCATCAATAAACAAGGGGTAAAAACAGCAATTGAATTGGGTGGTTTCCCGGGATACTATGCGGTATTCCTCAAGAAATACTTCAAACTTGACGTGACCCTGCTTGATTATTTTGTCCATCAGCCGGTAACCAATGCTTTACTCGAAGCCAACCAGTTAAAGGAAGCGGATATTCACATCATAGAGACGGACTTGTTCAACTATCAGCCGGAACAGCAATTTGATCTGGTCTTGTCTTGTGGATTGATCGAACATTTCAACGATACCGCCGATATCATCAACAGGCATATTGCTTTTGTTAAACCGGGAGGTACTTTACTGATCACATTGCCCAATTTTAAGGCGCTGAACGGTTGGTTTCAAAAGACTTTTGACAGGGAGAATTACGATAAGCATAATATTGACTGCATGGATCCGGAATTATTGGCTAACATCTGCAAACAGGCAGGCCTGGAGCTGGTGCAATCCAGATATTTCGGACATTTCAGCCTTTGGCTGGAAAATGAAAAACAAAAGCCCGCAGGTGTTCGGTTGTTAAAGAAAACCGTATGGCTGGCAGGGAAGTTGTTCAGCAAGGTTTTTCCTTTTAACTCCAGACAACTGTCTCCTTATATCATTTTGGAAGCAAGAAAAGTATAA
- a CDS encoding class I SAM-dependent methyltransferase, which yields MAIITEDLVASYNDFYTDSDVEWRMLGAKSKAKNLIEVCQGIQPKKILEVGAGDGSILHYLNEWKFGEELYALEIADSGVSLIRDRKLERLKEVNSFDGYTIPYADDSFDLVILAHVLEHVEHERILLRELKRVARYLVIEVPLDYRFGVDQRMKHFLNYGHINMYTPTLIRFLLQSEGLSVEADKTSLTPIETIKFCEYQVKKTPKSLFKTLRIELEYRIKNLLGAILGKNKREQFGNAYTVLTKKSTQNLEIF from the coding sequence ATGGCCATAATCACAGAAGATCTAGTTGCTTCCTATAATGATTTTTACACCGATAGTGATGTAGAATGGCGGATGCTTGGTGCAAAATCCAAGGCAAAAAACCTGATAGAAGTTTGTCAGGGGATTCAGCCTAAAAAGATCCTGGAAGTAGGTGCCGGAGATGGCAGCATTTTACATTACCTCAATGAATGGAAATTTGGAGAGGAGCTTTATGCACTTGAAATTGCAGACAGTGGCGTTTCTTTAATCAGAGACCGAAAGCTGGAACGCTTAAAAGAGGTGAACAGCTTTGATGGATATACCATTCCTTATGCTGATGACAGCTTTGATCTGGTGATTCTTGCCCATGTACTGGAACATGTAGAACATGAACGGATATTGCTGCGCGAATTAAAGAGAGTGGCTAGATACCTGGTGATTGAAGTTCCTTTAGACTACCGTTTTGGAGTAGATCAGCGCATGAAACATTTCCTGAACTACGGGCATATCAATATGTATACCCCTACCCTGATCCGCTTTCTGTTACAGAGTGAAGGCCTTTCTGTGGAAGCCGATAAAACCTCTCTTACCCCAATAGAAACGATCAAATTCTGTGAGTATCAGGTGAAGAAAACGCCAAAGAGCCTGTTCAAAACCTTAAGAATTGAGCTGGAATACAGGATCAAGAACCTATTGGGCGCCATTTTAGGAAAAAACAAACGCGAGCAATTTGGAAATGCTTATACCGTTCTTACTAAAAAGTCAACCCAAAACCTGGAGATCTTCTAA
- a CDS encoding 3-ketoacyl-ACP reductase, with protein sequence MESLKGKNAIITGAGKGIGRAIAIALGQEGVNIGLVARTESDLQKVAAELSQYGVKTAIATANVTDIEAVNVAIDSIKSSLGAIDILINNAGIGAFGSFMELEPAQWEEIVKVNLFGPYHVTRAVLPEMIERKAGDIINVSSTAGKNGAAVTSAYSASKFGLIGMSESLMQEVRKHNIRVSTLVPSTVSTDMAKDLKLTDGNPDRVMQPEDFAELVVAQLKLNRRVFLKEAALWSTNP encoded by the coding sequence ATGGAATCATTGAAGGGAAAAAATGCCATCATCACCGGTGCCGGAAAAGGAATCGGACGTGCAATTGCAATTGCTTTGGGACAGGAAGGCGTGAACATAGGCTTAGTAGCAAGAACGGAGTCTGACTTACAAAAAGTAGCGGCAGAACTCTCACAATATGGAGTTAAAACGGCAATCGCTACTGCAAATGTAACCGATATTGAAGCCGTGAATGTGGCCATTGACTCGATAAAATCTTCATTGGGTGCCATCGATATTCTTATTAACAATGCCGGAATTGGTGCTTTTGGTTCTTTCATGGAACTGGAGCCTGCACAATGGGAAGAAATTGTTAAAGTGAACTTATTTGGCCCTTATCACGTTACCCGTGCGGTTCTTCCGGAGATGATCGAAAGAAAAGCAGGAGACATTATCAATGTTTCCTCTACTGCCGGTAAAAATGGTGCCGCAGTGACGAGTGCCTATAGCGCTTCTAAATTTGGCTTGATCGGAATGTCCGAATCATTAATGCAGGAAGTACGCAAACACAACATCCGTGTGAGCACTTTAGTACCGAGTACGGTCTCTACAGATATGGCAAAAGACCTTAAATTAACAGATGGAAATCCTGACCGCGTAATGCAGCCGGAAGATTTTGCAGAACTTGTGGTTGCACAATTAAAGCTGAACCGCAGGGTGTTCCTGAAAGAGGCTGCATTGTGGTCTACCAACCCTTAA
- a CDS encoding glycosyltransferase, translated as MQTFAPIALFVYNRPQHTERTIKFLKQNQLASESRLFIFSDGFKSAEDEAKVLEVRELLKNIDGFKSVEVVERKENMGLANSVIAGVSRLVKDYKQVIVMEDDLITSPYTLTYFNEALDRYRNEDQVMHIGAYMYPLKENNIPESFFYRAATSWGWATWDRAWQHFEPNIDTLMAQFDAKKRSAFSIEHKMNFWKQMQDFKKGKNNSWAIRWYASIFLKGGLTLNPAQSLVNNIGHDGTGIHSGINDIYNVIINPKPISDYPVEIKENKAAYETIREFLSTRKGNLWERLKRYLKQRLG; from the coding sequence ATGCAAACCTTTGCACCTATCGCCTTATTCGTTTATAACAGACCGCAGCATACTGAGCGTACCATAAAATTCCTTAAACAGAATCAATTGGCCTCAGAAAGCAGGTTGTTCATTTTCTCCGATGGCTTTAAATCTGCGGAAGATGAAGCCAAAGTACTGGAAGTACGCGAATTGCTTAAAAATATTGACGGATTTAAATCTGTTGAGGTGGTTGAACGCAAAGAAAACATGGGCCTGGCCAACTCGGTGATTGCCGGGGTAAGCCGTTTGGTAAAGGATTATAAACAGGTGATCGTGATGGAAGATGACCTGATCACTTCTCCATATACGCTGACCTATTTTAACGAGGCTTTAGACCGTTACCGCAATGAAGATCAGGTGATGCATATTGGTGCTTACATGTATCCACTGAAGGAAAACAACATCCCGGAATCTTTCTTTTACCGTGCTGCAACCAGTTGGGGATGGGCTACCTGGGATCGGGCATGGCAACATTTTGAACCCAACATTGATACGTTGATGGCACAATTTGATGCCAAAAAGAGATCCGCCTTTTCTATTGAGCATAAAATGAATTTCTGGAAACAGATGCAGGACTTCAAGAAGGGGAAAAACAATTCCTGGGCGATCCGCTGGTATGCTTCGATCTTCCTGAAAGGAGGATTGACATTGAATCCTGCGCAATCGCTGGTCAACAATATCGGGCATGACGGAACGGGAATTCATTCGGGAATCAATGACATTTACAATGTGATCATCAATCCAAAGCCCATCAGCGATTACCCTGTTGAAATAAAAGAAAATAAAGCCGCCTACGAGACGATCAGGGAATTCCTGTCGACCAGGAAGGGAAATCTATGGGAAAGGCTTAAAAGATATCTAAAACAACGTTTAGGCTAA
- a CDS encoding glycosyltransferase family 2 protein: protein MQPKLSVITIVYNNVKDIERTMLSVLNQTYPNIEYILIDGASSDGTKDIIYKYKSRLAQFISEPDKGIYDAMNKGLSLATGDYVLFMNSGDEIYAPVTVAEVFDTAAAADIYYGETEMFNEKWESLGQRRHHSPENFDWQSFKYGMSISHQAIYVKRSLAEPFNLEYKYSSDIDWIIRAAKNASSIVNTHSYVAKYLVGGVSKKKHLASLKERFKIFTRYYGLVPNLINHIFIAVNLAQYYIRHRRTND, encoded by the coding sequence ATGCAACCAAAGCTAAGTGTCATCACCATCGTTTATAATAATGTAAAGGATATTGAGCGCACGATGCTTTCCGTGTTGAATCAGACCTATCCGAATATAGAGTACATTCTGATTGACGGGGCTTCCAGTGACGGCACAAAAGACATCATTTATAAATATAAATCAAGGCTTGCCCAGTTCATTTCAGAGCCGGATAAGGGAATTTATGATGCGATGAACAAAGGTTTATCACTTGCGACAGGTGATTATGTCCTATTCATGAATTCCGGTGATGAGATTTATGCGCCGGTAACGGTGGCAGAAGTGTTTGATACCGCAGCGGCGGCAGACATCTATTACGGTGAAACAGAGATGTTTAACGAGAAATGGGAAAGTCTGGGACAAAGGAGACATCATTCGCCGGAGAATTTCGACTGGCAGAGTTTTAAATATGGGATGAGCATCAGTCACCAGGCAATTTATGTGAAACGCAGCCTCGCAGAACCTTTCAATCTGGAATATAAATACAGTTCTGATATTGACTGGATCATCAGAGCAGCAAAGAATGCTTCAAGTATTGTGAATACCCATAGCTACGTGGCGAAATACCTCGTTGGTGGTGTGTCTAAGAAAAAGCACCTGGCCAGCCTGAAAGAGCGCTTCAAGATATTTACCAGGTATTATGGATTGGTTCCAAATCTGATCAATCATATTTTCATTGCCGTCAACCTGGCGCAGTATTACATCCGCCACCGCAGAACCAATGATTAA
- a CDS encoding AAA family ATPase: MPFLSHITLPKTEIADYPFSIPAFKEGLTLRLHDNVTFFVGENGSGKSTLLEAIADQCGFSLRGGNRNHNVDSGEEYNGYNTPLSGSITLGWTPKRISNGFFMRAESFFNFADYIDEIAEEDPDILDAYGGKSLHEQSHGESFLSLFQNQFSRGIYILDEPEATHSPMLLCYPEATIFNFGTSGLEEIVYKDTAHYQLTKSFLDNPDAYFRFLFD; this comes from the coding sequence ATGCCTTTTCTATCTCATATTACCTTACCCAAAACCGAGATCGCAGACTATCCGTTTTCTATCCCCGCGTTTAAAGAGGGATTAACACTCAGGTTACACGACAATGTGACTTTCTTTGTCGGGGAAAATGGTTCCGGAAAATCGACCCTGTTAGAGGCAATCGCTGATCAATGCGGATTTAGCCTGCGCGGCGGAAACCGCAATCATAATGTAGACAGCGGGGAAGAATACAATGGCTATAATACACCACTTAGCGGCTCTATTACCCTTGGCTGGACACCAAAGCGCATCAGCAATGGCTTTTTCATGCGGGCGGAAAGCTTTTTCAACTTCGCAGATTATATTGATGAAATTGCTGAAGAAGACCCGGATATATTGGACGCCTATGGCGGTAAATCTCTTCATGAGCAGAGCCATGGGGAATCGTTTTTGTCATTGTTTCAAAACCAATTCAGCAGAGGCATTTATATTCTGGATGAGCCTGAGGCCACCCATTCTCCCATGCTCCTTTGTTATCCTGAAGCAACAATTTTTAATTTCGGGACCTCCGGACTGGAAGAAATCGTCTATAAAGACACAGCGCATTACCAGCTGACGAAAAGCTTCCTCGATAACCCGGATGCCTACTTTCGTTTTCTATTTGACTAA